The Planctellipticum variicoloris DNA window TGTTGAAGCATCCGCCCTGCGTCCGGGCATCAGCCATTGGCTCAGTTTCTGAAAGCCGCGCGTGACCGTCGTCACATCCAGCCGCGGCGGCCGCATGCCGATCGTATTGACCCAGATTACGTCGTGCCGACTCTGCAGGCGCCGAAACAGGTGCTGAGCACTGGATGGATGCCGGCCCCAGTCGTCGGCAAAGACCAGAAAGGTCAGGCGATCGGATGGCGACAAATGTGGAGAGAACGGGAGCGCATCTGAGGGAGCGGCAGCCATGTTCATGGGATCCCCCGCACAATCGAGGGGCCGATGCAGCGCGTCAGCCAGACCGGCAGCCGTTTCCAGATTTCAATGAGGCGGCGGTTCCCGGGATTGTCGGGACGGAGGGCGTCGCGGGAGCCCTGCAACACGTGGTACTGCCAGACCGACGGGGAGGGGGCCGCACCCCACTGTTTCTTGAATCGGTACGTGTTGCCGTCAACGCTGGACCGCCCGAAATCGAAAACCGCCTGGCCCCGCTCGATGGCGCGGCCGAGCAGATGCCAGTACATCAGCATATTGACGTTGCTGGCCCGGTATTCGAACAGGGCGCTCGCGCTGGGGACTTCCGTGCGGTCCGCGTCGTGAATCAACAATGCGGCGGCGACGGGCTTGGCGCCGTCGCGAACCACGCACAGCTCGGCGTCGGCTCCAAGGTCCCGCAGAATCGACGAAAAGAGTCGCTTTCCGAAAACCGGCGTTCCGAGGTCCCGCATGTTGCGCGCGAACACATCGTAGAAACCGTCGAGCTGGTCGGCCCCGCCCCACATGACTTGAAATTCGGACTTCTGCCCCTTGCGAATCTGGTTGCGAACTTTGGGATCCAGATCGGCCCAGAGCTCGTCAGCGGTCGCCGGAAGCGGCCGACGCATCAGGACCTTTTCCGTACGGGCATCGGTCAGCAGCGGGTGAGTCAGTTCGCGCTCCTGGCGAATTTCCAGATAGCGGACGCGGAGCTCGCGGGCCAGATCGACGGCTTCATCGATCAGTCCGGAAGCTGCCGCAGAATCATCGGTCTCCAGTCCGGCCGAGTTAATGTAGGGCAGACTGACAAGAAAACGGCCAAACAACGCGCTGGAGACCAGAGCCACGGGCAGGCGACCGACGACCAGACCGCCGCGTTCGGCGATGAGCTCGTAAACCGAATGGCTGAGTCCGTCACGAAGCGCCGTGAGCCAGCGACGATCAAGTCCAGCCGGAGGCCGACGGGGGTCGGACTCGGTCTGAGACTCCGTTACCCGGCGACGGAACACCCGCAGCGGAAACTCCGCCGACGTGGAGACGGCGGCCTGCTCGGCGGAACCAGGAGATGAGACGGTTGAGACCATAGGATATTTATTGATAACCGATAAGAATCGTTCAGGCCGTTACGGTCGCAAATCGCTGCTGAATGACTCGGGCAGGCGCTCCCACTGCGACGACC harbors:
- a CDS encoding FemAB family XrtA/PEP-CTERM system-associated protein; amino-acid sequence: MVSTVSSPGSAEQAAVSTSAEFPLRVFRRRVTESQTESDPRRPPAGLDRRWLTALRDGLSHSVYELIAERGGLVVGRLPVALVSSALFGRFLVSLPYINSAGLETDDSAAASGLIDEAVDLARELRVRYLEIRQERELTHPLLTDARTEKVLMRRPLPATADELWADLDPKVRNQIRKGQKSEFQVMWGGADQLDGFYDVFARNMRDLGTPVFGKRLFSSILRDLGADAELCVVRDGAKPVAAALLIHDADRTEVPSASALFEYRASNVNMLMYWHLLGRAIERGQAVFDFGRSSVDGNTYRFKKQWGAAPSPSVWQYHVLQGSRDALRPDNPGNRRLIEIWKRLPVWLTRCIGPSIVRGIP